In the genome of Acetonema longum DSM 6540, the window TTGAGGCGCCAGAGGTTGTTGTAGCTGAAGGTGGCGGAGGATTGGAGTTTGCCGGTGGCGGGGCTGCCGGAGTCGTCCAGGGTATAAAGAAGGTTCCAGGGTTTGGTTTCTTTGGCGAATAGGAGGATATCGCTCTGGCCCGGTTGTTGGCCGGGGACCAGTTGCATGTCGATTTCTTGGCTGGGGACCCGTTTCATTTGTTCGAGTCCTTGTTCCAGGTCCCGCAGGTTTAGGATCCGGCCGGGACCGGTGGGAAAGGCAGTATGCCAGTTGCCTGCGTAGGACGGGTCGGCGAAGCGGATGCTGCCGATGGTGCCGGGGATGAGGGTCAGGCGCAGGGTGCCGTCGGAAAGGTCCTGGGCCGGAATAGTGACGCGGGTGGTGATGTACCCCCGGTCAATGAGGGCGTTGGTCAGGCGTTTGACAATGAGCTGGATCCCTTGTTTGCCCATGGAGCGGTTTTGGTACGGAGCGAAAAAGTCTGAGATCCAGGGGAATTTTTCGGCAGAGCCGCCTTCCAGCCGAATGGTGTGGATGAAAAGCATGATGGGTTCTGTGGGCAGACTGGTGTCTTGTTCTTGAACGGTTTTTTCCTGCAGAAAGACGTCGGTTCGCTGTTCGCGCTGTTTGCGCTCTGCCGCTTCCTGCCGGTCCCGCTGGAGGCGTTCTTGCTGGTCGTTGAGGTTGGAGGTCTGGGCCCAGGCTAGCTGGATAGTCAGGAATAGGAATAAAAACAGAAAAAGGCTGATGCGTAGGCCGATTGACAAGAGCGAGGTTCGCATGATGGCGGTCTCCTTGTGAAATTGAAAATTACGTCTTCTCGGTTGACAAAAGTTCCGGTATACTGTATATGTAAAACTGGATATTATTACATTATTTACTTTTAAAGTAGTTCATTTTTCCATTTTTGTCAATTGGATTTATTCTGGTTTGTCGGTAAACTCTACTATTTTTTTATAGATAGTTGCTGTGAAAACTCGTGATTGATTAGGAGGAACTATGAGATCAGTCATTGTTTTATGCATGATATGGGGGTTTCTCGCCTGTACGGTCTGGGCGGCGCCGCTGACGGATTATTCGCCGGGGAGTCTGGCTTTGGATGTGTCGCTGCGGACGGTGGAGAATGAGTCGGATCATGCGGGGGGAACTCATAATACGTATGGCGCTCGCTCGGGGCTGGATTTTGGAGCTACGCTGGGGTTGGGCGGACGGTGGGCTCTGCAGTATCGGGGGTTGAATGCGAAGTCGCAGGATTTATTTTTTTCAGAAACAGCAGATGGCGAGATGATTAATCCGGTCTATGAGTCATTTACGGGGCGGATGCGGCTGAAGACGGATGAGGTGAGTTTGCTGTATCGGTGGAACCAGTATTATTCCTTGTTTGCCGGTAGTGTGAGTGCTAAGGCTTGGTTTCCTTCTGCGTTTACCTATCGTGATCCGTTTGATTCGCAGGATGATGTATATCTGAGTGAGACGATGAGCACGAGGACGAAAACGACAGCCCAGTTTGGGGTGATCGGCTCTATGCCGCTGGCGTCTAAGTTGACGGGGTATGCTTCGCTGGGGGTTGGAAAGGATGTTGCGAGTTGGGGTGTAGGAATTTCGTACAGGGTGACACGGGATATGGACTTCAATCTGGATTACCGTAAGTTGACGGTGAAGGGGCTACGGTTGGAAGATGCAAAGATAGAGGCTGAAACTGGCGGGATGGGGTTTGGGGTGACTTGGCGGCTGTAAAGGCAGACCAAGCATCCCACTCATTATTGGCAGACTAACGGGGCGCAAAAAACCGTTCCGCCATCAGGGCAACCCCTGTGACAGAACGGTTTTTAACGGTGCCGGTCCTCTAAAAGCGCAAAGCGAGCATAACAGCCATTCCTGCCGCCATGGTCGCTGCCGCGCCGCAGTGTTTATAGGCTACCAGGGAGGCAACAATGCCGGCGATCAGATAATCATTGTGCAGGGTTATGTCCAGCTGGCCCTGAGGCAGCAAAATAGAGGGAATAATTAAGGCCGTCAGAACGCCCACCGGCATATAACGAAACCAGCGTTCAAACCAGGAAGGCAGACCGGTGAACCGCAAGAGCGCCAGACTGCCGATCCGGGTGAGATAGGTTACGGCTGCCATACCCAGAATAAGCGCCATCATCTCAGTCCGCATCCTGTTCCCCTCCTGTCAGCAGCCCACCGGTGACACCGGCAACCAGGCAGGTCAGAATAATATACCATTTGCCGGGCAGATACAACACCCCAGCCACCGCTGCCGCTGCCGCCGCCAGAAAAACGATCAGACTGTTGCGGTCAGCCAGCCGGGGCACCAGCATGCCTAAAAAGGTAGCCGGCATGGCGAAATCCAATCCCCAGGCAAGAGGATCGGGAATATACTGTCCGGCCAAAACCCCCGCGACTGTGGCTACAGCCCATGCCGCATACAGAACTGAGCTGACCCCCAATTGATACCAGGGGCTGTAGCCGGCTTTGGCGATCCGGTCCTGAACTAAGGCGTAGGATTCATCCGTCAGGATGAAAGACAGGACAGACTGCCAGGTTTTGGACAGAGGCAGCAGATATTTTGCCAGGGATGCGCCCATTAGCAGATGGCGCAGGTTCACCAGCAGAGTGGTAAAGATAATGATGCCCCAGGCCGCTCCCCCGCCGATCATAGCAATGCCGATAAACTGGGATGCTCCGGCAAATACCAGTAGTGACATCAGTAAAGTTTCTATCCCGGTCAGACCGGCGGTCAGACCCATGACGCCACAGATCAAACCAAAAGGCGCCACTCCCAAAACCACCGGTAATCCATCTCTCACGCCCTGCCAATATTCGGCGGACAAACTGGTGACAGACGCTATTGACGCCGTTTGATTCATATTGATCTTATACCTCCCCTCCACTGCATATTATTTCTATTATAACCGTAAGGACTGTGAGAGTAAATTCCGCCCAGCCGGCCAGAACTGCAATCTGGCCAAAATAATCCTGGCGCCAATCGGTTACACTACATTTATCAAATTACTACGTACTAAAGGGATGTGAAATATGACGCGAAAAACCCTTGTGTACATCCTGGCGCTATGGTTATTGTCATGGTTTGTCCTTAGTGCCTGTCAGGCGCCGCAACGCCGGCCCCTGCCCGCCCCCCGTCAGCCGAATGCGGCGGAATCAGGGCAAAATGCCGGACAGCAGGCCAAACAACCGATCCGCGTCGAACGGATCTACCGGCAGGTACAAATATTCAATGGAAAAAGCGGCATTTATGCCAAAAACCTGAAAACCGGACAGGCCGTTGCCAATCATGAGCACGACATCTTTCCCACTGCTTCCACTCACAAACTGGTGGTCGCCCTGGCCGTGTACAAATACCTGTACGATGAAGTCGATAAGGCCGACAAGCGGGAATATGACGAACAAATCAAAAAGATGATGACCGTCAGTGATAATCCGGCGTTTTATCAACTGCTGGATGAGCTGGAAAAACGTAAGCCCCGGGCTTTGACTCAGGTGCTCTTAGATTTAGGCCTGACCAAAACGCGGATCCACAGCAAGGAGGCTTGGCGGCAATTTGGCTACCACAGCGTGACAACCCCGTACGAGATGGCTAAAGTCTTTGAAACCATCTATCAGGAGCAATACCTGGGCAAGCAGAAATCGGTTATTTTAAAGGAAGAGCTGGCCCAAACCATCTTTAAAGAAGAAATTCCCCGCTTTATGTCCCGCAGCAAAGTTATGCATAAAGTCGGCTCCCTGCCCGGCATCTTATGTGATGTGGGCATTGTGGACGATGGCAAAGACCAGATCCTGATCAGTGTGTACACCAAAACCAAGCGTTCAGAGGAGTACGCCAGCAATTTTATCGCCGAAGTGTCGGCCAAGTTATATCAAGAGCTGCGCAGTCAATAGGGGCCCGTTGAAAGCCCATCTGCGTTGTTGCTCCTGCGGGCGGACGTTCGACGTATCCTGCGAACGTACAGTCTCACGCCCGTCCTCGTCGCGCCTAGCATCTGAACCTTTTTGAACGGTCCCAGGTTCGAGGCTGAAGATAGGTTTCTAATAGACTTTTCCACAAAATGACCCCGCACGAAAATCAACCTGCGGGATCATTTTTTTTATGCGATCAGATACATTACAGCTTTACTACCGGTTTCACCGTAAACCTGGGCCCTGTTTCCAGCTTGTAGGCCAGGGTATGCTGCCGCCAGAAAACGTCGTTCTGTTGGGGAAAATCGGTACGGTAGTGATGTCCGCGGGATTCCTGGCGCAGGAGGGCGCTGCCAGCCACCAGACCGGCCGCTTCGCACAGGGTCTCCAGCTGCAGTAAGTCCACTAATTGCTGGTTAAACACAGCCTGATCCGCCACCTGTATCTCAGAGGCCGCCAGCTGCACTTCCCGGGCGGCGGTCACCAGACGGAGCAAACCGTCGGCATTCCGGTTGACGCCGGCGTAGGTTTGCGTGGCAGCCCGGAGTTTGTCCCGCAACGGAACCAGTGATGTCTCCTGGCAGGGCCTGGTTGAAACTTTAGCAGCCACTCTGGCCGTTTCCTGTTCCTGCACGGCCGTATCCACTGCCATCGGTCCGTTGGCAGCCGCCCAGGCATGAGCCGTCAGGCCGGCTCTTGCCCCGAACACTTGAGTAGCGGTAATGCCATTGCCGGCCAGCCTGTTTGCCCCGTCAAAGTTGCCGGCGCACTCAGCCG includes:
- a CDS encoding AzlC family ABC transporter permease, with the translated sequence MNQTASIASVTSLSAEYWQGVRDGLPVVLGVAPFGLICGVMGLTAGLTGIETLLMSLLVFAGASQFIGIAMIGGGAAWGIIIFTTLLVNLRHLLMGASLAKYLLPLSKTWQSVLSFILTDESYALVQDRIAKAGYSPWYQLGVSSVLYAAWAVATVAGVLAGQYIPDPLAWGLDFAMPATFLGMLVPRLADRNSLIVFLAAAAAAVAGVLYLPGKWYIILTCLVAGVTGGLLTGGEQDAD
- a CDS encoding serine hydrolase, with product MTRKTLVYILALWLLSWFVLSACQAPQRRPLPAPRQPNAAESGQNAGQQAKQPIRVERIYRQVQIFNGKSGIYAKNLKTGQAVANHEHDIFPTASTHKLVVALAVYKYLYDEVDKADKREYDEQIKKMMTVSDNPAFYQLLDELEKRKPRALTQVLLDLGLTKTRIHSKEAWRQFGYHSVTTPYEMAKVFETIYQEQYLGKQKSVILKEELAQTIFKEEIPRFMSRSKVMHKVGSLPGILCDVGIVDDGKDQILISVYTKTKRSEEYASNFIAEVSAKLYQELRSQ
- a CDS encoding AzlD domain-containing protein, which translates into the protein MRTEMMALILGMAAVTYLTRIGSLALLRFTGLPSWFERWFRYMPVGVLTALIIPSILLPQGQLDITLHNDYLIAGIVASLVAYKHCGAAATMAAGMAVMLALRF